The Crateriforma spongiae sequence ATCTGGTGTCCTGGGTTTCGGCAGATCCCGCGGTCAACCAGTGGCTGATGCCGCTGGCGGTGGTGTTGGTCGTGGTGACCGCTTTGCCACTGTTCATTCGTCGTGGTCTGAAAACCGAACCGATGGACCCGACCCGCCGAGAATGGGTCACCCAAATTTTGCGTGCGGTGCATTTGCAACGGTTGGCCGTCCGTCGATGGGACACCGGCGGCACTGCGTTCAATGCGATGGTTGCGGGGATGTTTGATCCGTTGCGGACGATGCTGGTTAGCGACCGTTTGTTGGATCGTTTACCCGATGACCAGATTGCCATGGTCGTGCTGCATGAAGCGGCGCACGTTCGGCGACGCCACGTCCCGTTGCGGATGCTGTCGGTCTTGCCGGCCTGGGCGGCCGGAATGCTGGTCACCCGCATCGCGGGACAATCCGATTACGCCGTCACCTTGGGCACCGCGGCGGGCATTCTGTTCACGGTTTTGATTCTGCGAATCGTTTCGTACCGGACCGAACGCGACGCCGATCGGTATGCGTGTCGCTTGGCCGCTCAGATTGGCGGCCAGGTTCCTGGCGTACCGAGTACGATCGAACAAGCGGGGGCGTCTTTATCGGCCGCGCTGACTCGAATCACGGCCGATCATCCGTCGACGCGTCGCGCCACGTGGCTTCATCCCGGATTGGATGAACGGTTGGATTCTTTGCGAATCCACACCAGCCCGAAGCATAAAACGGCCACGGCCGGGACCATGGCGAATCCCGCGATGCCGTGAATCCACATCAATTCGTGCATCGCCTCGGTTCCAAACAGCGGCAACATGCATGCAAAGACGGTGGCGATCGTCACCCAGCCGGTGATCAGCACCAGCCAAAACCCGAATCGTTGACGCCGGTTGCTGGTGGTCGGATGGACCATCTTGCTGAAGCCAACGACGGCCAGCAGAGGCAATCCGAAGACCAATGCCCCGCTGGCGGCCATGTGGGCCATCAACATGGAACCGCCCAAGTGATCCGATGACAGGGAAGGCAACGAAGTGATGGTCAGCAAAATGACCACCGCCGCAACGGCAAACGCGATGATGGTGACCAGTCGTGACTGCATGACTTGGCGGGCTTGAAACTGGGGCGGCGTGTTCAAGGTAGTCTTCTACGTCCTTGCGTCGGCAAGCGGTTGGGGGTAGGCGGGACGTCGGTGCCGCCGACACATTGGGATTCGTCGGCAAGCGGCCGGAAATGGGGACCGCGTCTAGGCGAAATGACGTCGGTACAGTCTAATACTTCGTCACACCGACCGGCACCCGTCCGTTGCCCCCCGCGACATTGCCACCGTCGATCGACACCTTCAAGGCGGTCGATTGGACGCCCGGCATGCCACGGTTTCGACGCCCGGTCGGCTTAGAAAGACGGATTTTTGACCAAGCAATTTCGCGATTTTTCCCCAACACTATTTCGCAGATGACCGACGAAGCTGAAAACGATTTCACGCCCCCGGGTGCCGATGATTTTGTCGTTTCCGAAGACAGTCTGGACGAACACGGTTTCGCCTCCGTCTGGAACATCGTCTCGTCGACCGTTGGCGACGATCTGTATCGGACGCGCGAAGTCGCCGGACGTCTGATGGGATTTCTGTGCAAACACGAATGTGACTTCGTCGTCACCAGTTCGGCCAACGCGGAATACCTGGATCAGAAATTCGAGCAGGACAAAAAACTGCTGCACGACTGGAAGGCCGAAAGCGAGATGGTCGACATCATCGCTCAGCATGCCGAAGTGCACTTCAAAACCATGAAGCTGTTCTTGGCCAACCGCCGGTACAAGCCGGACGCGAACTACAGCCCCACGCGGGCGAATCGCAAGAAGTGGTTCGAGGAAACCTGGAACGTCGGCTGATTCCGCTTCGGCGGAATTGAATTTGGCTGAATCGACGTCGAAGAGCCGTTGATCGCAGCATCTCGGCCACGCCGAAGGCGTCGTCGTCGTCCAAAGCCGTCGGTGACGATTTGTTTTCGGGCGCGTGCAAACGCGTCGCGGGATCGACCGCCGTGTTGATCGATGGCTGTTTCATTTGGAGCGTTGATCATCCTGGTCGATGATCGGCGACCCTTGTCCGAGCGTATCGTGTCCCAGTGCAACGGATTTGCGCTGCGCCGACGCGGGTCAGACCTGTGCGAATCGCAACGGAGTAACGATGGCGCGAAACGAACAATTGATCCGTCAGCACAAACTGTTGCAGCTGATGGAAATTTCGCGATTCGGCCGCACGCTGGACGAATTACGCGACGATTTGGTCGCCGATCTTGGTTTGACCAAGCTGCATTCGCGCACCGTTCGACGTGATCTGGAAGCACTGCAGGCGGCGGGATTTGCCATTCAAAGCGAAGTGGTGGATCGGGGCCGCGTCTACAAGATCGGCCAGTTCAACCAGAACGCCGTACACGAAGTCGGCGTGTCGGCGACCGAAATGATCGCGTTGGCCATCGGCCGCGAACTGCTGCACCCGCTGATCGGCACCCAGTATTGGCGTGGCATCGAAACGTTTTGGAACAAGTTGCAAGAGACCGTTCCCGACGGCGTTTATGACCACTACCAGCGGTATCGCAAGACGCTGCACGTATTCGGTTCGCCAGCCAAAAGTTACGAGGAACACGCCGGAACTCTGAAGACGATCAACCGCGCGATTGTCGAACACCGTGTCGTGGAAATCGAATACGCATCGGTCGGCAATCCCGTGCGACAGCGTCGTCTGGAACCTTATGGTTTGGCGGTTTATCAGGGCAGCATTTACGTCGTCGCAGTCGAATCGGGGATTCCCAATCCGGACAACCAAACGACCGGCCAACGGCTGAGAAATTGGAAACTCGATCGCTTTCAAAGCGCCGTCGCGCTCAGCGAATACTTCACGCCCGACGAATCGGTCGACATCTCCAAGCATCTCAGCAAAAGCATCGGTATCTTCTCCGGTGAAAACCCGACCAGCGTGAAGATCCGCTTGGGCAAACGGGCCGCTGCGTGGGTGCGTGAAGACCCTTGGCACCCCGAACAGCGGCTGGAACCTCGTGCCGACGGTGCGGCATTGCTGACCGTCCCCGCGTCGCACCCGCGGGAAGTCTTGCCGAAGGTGTTGTCGCTGGGGTTGGATGCCGAAGTATTGGGGCCGGCCGAATTTCGCGAAGCGGTCGCCGTTGCGGTCAAAGAGATGCACCGGCTGTATCAAGACGACGGGGAATCAGGCGACGATTCCGCGGGGACTTAGGCAAACTGGGGGCCTGGACGTCTGTGGACGCGGTAGATCGTCGCGTTCGTCGTTGCAATGGTCGATCGGACCGAAATGGGCGGTCGATCACGACGCCGTGGAACCAAATCGCGGGCTCGACCGGCGGAACGGACCTGGGGTTTCGCCTAGCGAACCCACTCGATTTTTCCTGACGCGTCGGGCGTCATCGGTTGGAATCCGTCTTCGGTCGGATCGTTGGCGTACATGTACGTGTAGGCGTATCCGAGCGAACCGCCCTGGTCGTCATAGGCTTCGACGATCACGCGGTGGTACAGGTCGGGCGACCCTGGTTGTTCCGCACCTTCGACCTTGTCCAAGGCGTGAATGACCTTGTCGATATCGTCGTCTTGGAACGTCCAAAGCTGGCCCACAACGGTATTTTCGCCTTGTCCGAGTGCCGGATAGTCTTCGCGGTCAAACAAGTTGGCGCGGATCGACGCATCCTGGATCGATTCAGGCTGAAGCGGCCAGCAGCTTTCGCGGCATTGCCCCTTCTTCAAGGTTCCATAAACAAAAACGGCATTCGGAGATTCTGGGATAGACATTGCAATCGGACAGCTGTGCAAGAAAGAATCGTTCGCGCATCATGACGGGTCATGATTCGGTGGCCGGGTCGAAAAATCCTGACCGGCGGCCTCCGTTGAATCCTATGTCGCCCATCGTATCAATTTCGAACCAAAACGTATGTCGCTGGAACCTGATTTCGTCGCCGCCCTGGATTCGCACGGGATCGAGCTGGATCCTGCGCAGGCGAAACAGCTGCAGGACTACGCCCAACTGGTGTGGCAATGGAATGAGAAACTGAATCTGACGCGACACACCACATGGGACCTGTTCGTCGGGCGTGATCTGAGGGACTGTTTGCAATTGGCACCGTTGCTGGAGGCCGATGAAGAGGTCTTGGACGTCGGCAGCGGTAACGGTGTGCCGGGGATTCCGATCGCAATTTTGCGGCCTGATCTGCAGATGTCATTGGCCGAATCGGTGGGCAAGCGGGCGAAGGTGTTGGACGACATCGTGTCCGATTTGAACCTGCCGGTGACGGTTTACGGTGCCCGCGGCGAACATCTTTTGGAAGATTTTCGATTCACCACGATCATCGCCCGCGCGGTCGGCAGCTTGACCAAGTTTTGCCGATGGATCGAGCCGCATTGGACCAACGTTGATCGGCTTTTGCTGATCAAAGGCCCCAAATGGGTGGACGAACGGGGCGAAGCCCGACATCACGGGCTGATGAAAGGTCTGGAATTGCGACGCGTCGTTTCGTATCCATTGGCCGCCGACGGGCCAGACGAAGGCGTCATCTTGCAACTCAACCGCGCCGGCCGGTTCGGTTGACGGTCGATAGCGACCTATGATGTCGCACCATTCGATCTATACTCGCGGCATCCCACGATCGACGTGGCCCTCGGGGCACCGTATTGACCAGAGATTCATGCCGGCCGGATGACAGTCCGGGTGGTTCTGGTTTCCCTCTTTGTCACTTATCGCCAGTTTTCCTCATCGGACCAGACGGGTTGATGACCGATTATCGACTGACGCACCTGAAGCAATTAGAAGCGGAAAGTATTCATATTTTTCGCGAAGTCGTCGCCGAGTTTTCCAAGCCGGTGATGCTGTATTCGATCGGCAAAGACAGCGCGGTGCTGCTGCATCTGGCCATGAAGGCATTCCATCCCGGAAAGTTGCCGTTTCCTTTGCTGCACGTCGACACGACGTACAAGTTCAAGGACATGATCGACTTTCGCGAAAACTACGTTCGCAAAGAATTGGGATTGGACGTCCTGGTGCATACCAACCAGGAAGGTTTGAAGCTGAACATCCCGCCGTGGGAAGACAGCGAACGTCACACCGAGATCATGAAGACCGACGCGCTGAAGGCGGCGCTGGACAAGTACCAGTTCGATGCCGCATTCGGTGGTGCACGGCGTGACGAAGAAAAAAGTCGCGCGAAAGAACGCGTCTTCAGCTTCCGCGACAAGTCGCACCGTTGGGATCCGAAGAACCAACGTCCCGAATTGTGGAACCTGTACAACGGACGCGTCAACAAAGGCGAATCGATCCGCGTGTTCCCGATGAGCAATTGGACGGAGTTGGATGTTTGGCAATACATCCACTTGGAAAACATCCCCATCGTGCCGCTGTATTTGTCGGCACCACGACCCGTCGTCAACCGTGACGGGCTGTTGTTGATGCGTGACGACGATCGTATGCCGCTGCTGCCCGGTGAAAAGGAAGAAGTCAAAATGGTGCGGTTCCGCACCCTGGGTTGTTACCCGTTGTCCGGCGCGGTCGAAAGCGAAGCGACCACGTTGCCCGAAGTCATCCAAGAAATGTTGCTGGCAACGACCAGCGAACGCCAAGGCCGAATCATCGACCAGGACGAAGGCGGTGCGGGCATGGAAGAAAAGAAACGTCGGGGATATTTCTAGCCCATCGACGTTGGCCCACGCCGCACCCAAACGTCGCGGCGATGCGGGCCGTTTTCAATCGCACGGATCGGACGATCCCGTGTTTCCAAATGCTTTTTCGCTGACCGCTTTTCGCACACTGTCCTCAAAATCCTTTCACATCCATGTCCCATAAATCTGATCTGATCGCGACCGACATTGATGCTTACCTGAAGCAGCACGAACAGAAACAGTTGCTGCGGTTCATCACGTGTGGCAGTGTGGATGACGGCAAAAGCACGCTGATCGGGCGGCTGTTGTACGACAGCAAGATGATTTACGAGGATCAGCTGGCCCAAATCGAAGCAGACAGCAAGATCGTCGGGACGACCGGCGGCAGTTTCGACCCGGCGTTGTTGACCGATGGTTTGAAAGCCGAACGCGAACAGGGCATCACGATCGATGTCGCTTATCGCTATTTCAGCACGGCGAAGCGGAAATTCATCATCGCCGATACGCCCGGGCACGAACAATACACGCGAAACATGGCCACCGGTGGCAGCACCGCGGACTTGGCCGTGATTCTGATCGATGCCCGGCACGGCGTGCTGACGCAAACCAAACGACACAGCTTTATCGTGTCGTTATTGGGGATCCGGCACGTGGTCATTGCGGTCAACAAGATGGACTTGATTGACCACAGCGAAGAAAAATTCAACAAGATCTGCGACGACTATCGCGGGTTCGCAACCAAGTTGGATCTTCCCGATCTGCATTTCATTCCCATCAGCGCGCTGAACGGCGACAACCTGGTCGACCCCAGCGAAAACATGCCGTGGTATCGCGGCAGCACGTTGATGAACTTCTTGGAAACGGTCTACATCGGCAGCGACCGAAACCTGCAGGATTTCCGCTTCCCCGTCCAATACGTCAATCGACCCAATCTGGACTTTCGTGGGTTCTGTGGAACGATCGCCTCGGGAACGATCCGGGTGGGCGAAGAAGTGGTGTCGCTGCCCAGCAAACAGACCAGCACCGTCAAAAGCATCGTGACCTACGACGGTGATCTGGACGAAGCGTTTGCACCGCTGTCGGTCACGCTGACGCTGAACGACGAAATCGATGCCAGTCGCGGCGACATGATCGTCCGCACCGGCAATCTGCCCAAAACCAGCGACCGCTTTGATGCAATGCTGGTTTGGATGAACGAAAAAGCGATGAAGCCCGGTCAGACGTATTTATTCAAACATACGACGCAGACCATTCCGGGGACGGTGGATTCGCTGAAGTACCAAGTCGACGTCAACACGTTGCACCGGAACCCGGCGCCGACACTGAACTTGAACGAAATCGGCCGCGTCGCCATTTCGCTCAGCGCACCGATTCACTTCGATGCCTACGCGCGTAACCGTGGCACCGGCGCGTTCATCATCGTCGACCGAATCAGCAATGCGACCATTGCTGCGGGGATGATCCTGGATCGTGATTCCGCCGGTGATCAACGCAGCGTTTGGGAGGATGAAGAATCCGCACGCGGCGAAGGCCAAGACGAACTGTCCGTGGTGTCGCCCGACGAACGGCAGGCACGCTACGGCCAGAAACCGGCCACCGTGTTGCTGACCGGCTTGACCGGCAGCGGCAAGACCGCGATCGCCAAAGCCGTGGAACGAAAACTGTTTGATGCGGGACGTGCGGTCACGGTCATCGATGGCGAACACGTGCGTCGCGGCTTAAGTTTGGATCTCGGGTTCACCGCCGAAGACCGCAGCGAAAATCTTCGCCGCAGTGCTCACCTGGCCCACGCCATCAACGATGCCGGTCTGATTTGCATCGCGTCGTTTGTGGCCCCCAGTGAAGACGTTCGCCAAAAGGTTGCCGGCTTGATTGGCGCCGATCGTTTCTTGGTCGTTCACGTCGACACACCGGTGGAAGTTTGCCGGGAACGCGACACCAAGGGCCAGTACGCTCAAGCCGATGCCGGTGAACTAAAGAACTTCCCTGGTGTCACCGCGACCTACGAAGAACCGCAGTCGCCCGCGTTGAAGCTGGACACCAGCAAGCAAACGGTCGAACAGTGTGCCGACCAAGTCATCGGTTTGTTGGTCGATCAAGGCGTCATCAAGGGCTAGACGTCCACCGGACCTGGCTTTGGCAACGCGGCGAAAGGCATGTCGGAATCGACAATCGCGACGAACCCACAGGCCGCTGGCGGGCGAGTCGCATGGCGGGCGGGATGAAGCAAAATTTGCTTCGGCGCGATGCTGCGGGATAAACTGGGGCTTCGGTTTAACTGCCCGCCGAATGCCCCACCTCCAACGCCTCACGTTTCATGCCTTTGCCCGCCCTTGTCGGCGCCGCGACGCGATTGCGAATCGTCGGGCTGGTCGCCGTACCGTTGTTGATCAGCGGTTTTGACGGTGATCCGCTTTTCGCATCCGATTCCAGTGTCGACTTTGCGACCGACATCCGGCCGTTGTTGTCGGAACACTGTTTTCAATGCCATGGACCCGATCCGGAATCCCGCCAAGCCGATTTGCGTTTGGACATCGGCGATGACGCCGCATGGGTTTTGGACACCGATGCGCCGGATGACAGTGAACTGATCGCTCGCGTGACCAGTGATGATCCAGATCTGTTGATGCCGCCGCCGGAATCCGGCCGACGTCTGGACCCGAAGGAAGTGGATCGGTTGCGGCGTTGGATGGCCGACGGAGCCTCGTTCGAAAGCCACTGGGCATTCACCGCTCCGGTGCAACACCCTGTTCCCAATGTCCATGATCTTGGTTGGGTCAAAAATCCGATCGACCATTTTGTGTTGTCCAAGATCGAATCCGCCGGAAGGAAACCTTCGCCCGTTGCGGATCCGGCGACGTTGCTGCGTCGGTTGTCGTTGGACTTGATCGGGTTGCCCCCGACCCCGGAACAGATTGCCGAATTCACGTCACAGTACGAAAATTCGGGTAGCGCCGATGCGGTCTATCATCGCTGGGTGGATCGCTTGTTGGATTCACCCGCGTATGGCGAACGTTGGAGTCGGGTTTGGTTGGACGCCGCACGGTATGCCGATTCGGACGGGTACGAGAAAGACAAGCCACGACAAGTCTGGTTCTATCGTGATTGGGTGGTCGATTCGCTGAACCAAGACCGCCCCTACGACGACTTCATCATTCGTCAAATCGCCGGCGACCTGCTGCCCGGTGCGACACAGGCGGATCATGTGGCAACCGGGTTCTTGCGAAACTCGATGGTCAACGAAGAAGGCGGCGCGGACCCCGAACAGTTTCGCATGGAAGCGATGTTCGACCGGATGGACGCAATCGGGAAATCCGTCTTGGGTTTAACGATCCAGTGTGCCCAGTGCCACAGCCATAAATACGACCCGATCAGCCATGAAGAGTATTACGGCTTGATGGCGTTCATCAACAACACTGACGATGCCTTTCACGTCGTTTACACACCGGATGAGATCCAACAGCGACGAAGGGTGGTTCGGCAAGTCGACGATATGTATGCGGAAATCCGCAGGGTGACGCCGACATGGCAACGCGACCACCGGTCTTGGCAGAGACAACTGAAAAAGGAACGCCAACCCGTATGGGTAACCCCGACGTTGGAGTTCCTTGATTCGACGATCGGCGGACAGAAATTTTTGCCCCAGGACGATGGATCTTATCTTTGCCAAGGATACGCACCGACGAACTTCAAGCCCAAGATGACCGCTCGATATGACGGCACGCGGTTGTCCGGGATCCGGATCCAAATGCTGACCGATCCGAATTTGCCGCGGGGCGGACCCGGACGCAGCGTCGAAGGAACCTGGGGGCTGAGTGAATTGACTGCGGAGGTCGCTTTTTCGGGTTCACCTGACAAAGTCATTCCCGTCAAGTTCGCCGAGGCTTGGGCGGATCGCCCGACGCCGGAAGCGGATCTGAAGCCGCGGTATGACAACCGCAAAGACACCAAACGCATCATTGGTTCGGTTGATTTTGCAATCGATGGCGATCTGACCACCGCATGGTCCAACGACCTCGGGTTTCCGCTGGCCAATCGCTCGCAATCCGCGTGGTTTCGTTTGGCCGAACCGATTGAAGTGCCCGAGGGTCAGCACGCGATCATTCACGTTTACCTAGCCCAGCGGCACGGCGGCTGGAACAGTGACGATAACCAAACGTTCAACGTCGGCCGATTCAAGCTTTCGTTCACCGGAGACAGCGTTCCATCGCGGTCACCGCTTTCGCCCGATGTCCAGTCGATTTTGGATCTTCCACCGAAGCAGCGAAGCGACCAACAGAACGATCGATTGTTCCGTTCCTGGGTGCGACGACAAACAGATTTGGAATCTTGGCAGCAGGAGATCGATGCTGCGTGGACACAGCATCCGGCCGGCACCACACAATTAACATTATCCGAAAGACCGGGCCAGCGTTTAACGTCGCTGTTGGATCGTGGTGACTTCCTTAGCCCGGTGGCTCCGGTGCAGCCACATGTTCCTTCGTTCCTGCATGCGATGCAGCCGTCCGATGAACCGCCACGGTTGCAGTTCGCCCGGTGGTTGGTGGACCGTGATAGCCCGACGACTCCGCGTTCGATCGTCAATCGGATTTGGCAGGCCTACTTTGGCGTCGGACTGGTGGAAACCAGCGACGACTTGGGGTCGCAGAGTTCACCGCCGTCGCATCCAAAATTGTTGGATTGGTTGGCGGTGGATTTGATGGACAACGGATGGAGCTTAAAACATCTGCATCGCCGGATCGTGACGTCCGCAACGTATCGCCAATCGTCGGTGGCCGCCGATGACATGTTGGCCGAAGACCCGTACAACCGCTTGCTGGCTCGAGGTGCACGCTTTCGCGCGCCGGCCGAAACAGTTCGTGACATCACGTTGGCGGCCGCGGGATTGCTTGATCGTCGTGTCGGCGGCCCCAGTGTCACGCCACCGGCACCCGAGTTCCTATTTTTGCCGCCGGTCAGTTACGGGCCCAAAGTTTGGGACGATGCGGTCGGCGGTGATCGATACCGCCGTGGTTTGTACACGTTCCGCTTCCGCAGCGTCCCCTACCCGATGCTGGAAGCCTTTGATGCGGTGCCCGGAAACACGTCGTGCGTTCGCCGCAGTCGATCCAACACTCCGCTGCAAGCGTTGACCTCGTTGAACGAACCGATGGCGTTTGAGTGTGCGGCGGCAATGGCGGCGGACGTTTTGCTACGTCGCGATGACGACCCATCGGCGATGGATTTGGCTTTCCTGCGATGTACCGGACGCCGACCCGAACCGACCGAGCGAAATGTATTGTTGTCCTTCTTGAATCGTCAACGCGAACGCATCAATGACGGGCAAGTCGATACGGCCCCCTTGCTTGCCGCGATCCCAAAAGCTTTTTCGGCCATTCCGGTCGAAGATTCTGACTTGGCGGCCTGGGTTTTGACGTGTCGCGTGATGTTGAACTTGGACGAGACGATTTCACGGCAATAAGTCGACTGAACAGTTCACCCGGCAATCGTTGCTGTGGTGATCCAACCAAACATGGTGGTGCTTTTAATGCATAACGACCAATTGATATCGGCCAGGGCGACCAGTCGTCGCTGGTTCTTGAAGGAATGCGGCGTGGGGCTTGGGGCAATCGCGGCCCAAAGCCTGATGCAAAGCGATGCCAGTGCGGCATCCGGTCCGTTGGCCGTTAAACCGCCGCATTTTCCGGGCAAGATCAAGAACGTGATCTTTTTGTTCATGGCTGGCGCACCCAGCCATTTGGAATTGTTCGATTACAAACCACAGCTGGCAAAGTTTGATGGAACCTTGCCGCCGGCCGGATTGCTGGACGGTTACCGCGCCGCGTTCATCAATCCAAACTCGAAACTGTTGGGACCGAAATTCAAATTCGCCAAGCACGGACAGTGCGGTGCGGAGATTTCGGAACTGTTGCCGCATACGGCCAAGGTGGCCGACGACCTGACGATTATCAAATCGATGGTCACCGACGCTTTTAATCATGCGCCGGCACAGATCTTGATGAATACCGGGTCGCAGTTGTTCGGCAAGCCCAGTTTGGGGGCTTGGACTTTGTACGGTCTGGGAAGCGAAGCGGAAGACTTGCCCGGTTTTGTTGTCTTCAGCAGCGGTCGAAAAGGCCCCAGCGGCGGGAACAGCAATTGGGGCAGCGGCTTTTTACCGACAGTGTACAACGGCGTGCAGTTGCGAAATGTCGGCGATCCAGTGCTGTACTTGTCCAATCCCGCTGGCATCGATCGGCAGACGCAGCGACAAACGTTGGATGCGATCGGGGCATTGAATCAGCAACATTTGGAACGCGTGAACGATCCCGAAATTGCTACCCGAATCAATTCCTACGAAATGGCGTTTCGGATGCAGGCCAGTGCACCGGAGCTGATGGATTTATCCAGCGAGACCCAGGAGACGTTGGATTTGTACGGAGTGGAACCAGAAAAATCGTCCTTCGCCAAAAACTGTTTGCTGGCACGGCGATTGGTGCAGCGGGGAACGCGTTTCGTCCAGCTATTTCACGAAGCTTGGGACCAGCACGGCGACCTGGTCAACGGCTTGAAACGGAATTGTGGCGACACCGATCAAGCGTGCGCGGCGTTGATCACGGATTTGAAGCGTCGCGGGATGTTGGATGAAACGCTGGTCATCTGGGGCGGGGAATTTGGACGCACGCCGATGGTTCAAGGTGGCGGCGACAATGGGCGTGACCACCACCCCAATGCGTTCACGATGTGGATGGCCGGTGGTGGACTGAAACCTGGTTTGACGATCGGGCAAAGCGACGAATTTGGGTTCAACGTGGTCGAAGACCGGGTTCATGTCCGCGATTTTCACGCCACGATTTTGCATCTGCTGGGATTTGACCACGCGAGGCTAAGTGTGAAATTCCAAGGATTGGACCAACGCTTGACGGGGGTCGAACCGGCACACGTGGTCCAAAAGATCCTTGCTTGATTCAACGATGTTCTTTTGCGTCGACATGGCGGTCGCCTAAGCCAAACACAGTCCGGCACCACACGTCGTCAGCCCCGGAGTCGGAGCGTATGTGGCCGGGGCTGGATCGTATTCGGCAATCGGCAAAGGCATCAAAACTTGTTCGGCCGGAGCCAAACGCACGTCTTCACAGCGGTCCAGGTAGAACTGTCGTGGTTCTTCGCGGCACAGGCACATCGCCAGAACTCGGTCGCGACCGACGAATCGAATCGGGCTGATGGTTCGGTGCGTGCGTCGGCCCTTGCTGTCGACGTAGTCCATTTCGATGACGTAGTGATCGCTGTCTTGCATGGCGCGGCGAAATTCGTTTTTCATCAGTATTCCCCCCGGAACGTTGATTCTGTTTTTGGTGGATGGGGCGGGCGATCACCTTGGCGTTGGCGATTTGCCCACCGGACACAGGTATCATCGCAGGGGCCGTGACAAGTCTGGTCACGAGGTCGAAAACTTTGTGTTTTGCCGCCTATTTACGTGGGAAATCGCTGAATGCGATGGTTGTTGCTGTCCAAGACATGGACGCGACGCCTGGAATCGACCACCAGCCCCCACGGGTGGTGGAACTGTCCATCCTCAAATCCTGGCCCGCCCAAAAT is a genomic window containing:
- a CDS encoding M48 family metalloprotease yields the protein MSLLLFLVVIISLGCGTLPPIHVSAWQPFAATAALVGGWGLLCHVGVRLIARQAIAGDLDRWQAVTWMERQLAMFRWLTLPAIVLCLGGFGLGRILDDVAVTEQSMAVRAVVLLLPGLLMIAATYSAENYYGALLGYDQTGWRGHVRYVGQLTRTGLAWLVLPVVVLMGLCDLVSWVSADPAVNQWLMPLAVVLVVVTALPLFIRRGLKTEPMDPTRREWVTQILRAVHLQRLAVRRWDTGGTAFNAMVAGMFDPLRTMLVSDRLLDRLPDDQIAMVVLHEAAHVRRRHVPLRMLSVLPAWAAGMLVTRIAGQSDYAVTLGTAAGILFTVLILRIVSYRTERDADRYACRLAAQIGGQVPGVPSTIEQAGASLSAALTRITADHPSTRRATWLHPGLDERLDSLRIHTSPKHKTATAGTMANPAMP
- a CDS encoding helix-turn-helix transcriptional regulator, with the translated sequence MARNEQLIRQHKLLQLMEISRFGRTLDELRDDLVADLGLTKLHSRTVRRDLEALQAAGFAIQSEVVDRGRVYKIGQFNQNAVHEVGVSATEMIALAIGRELLHPLIGTQYWRGIETFWNKLQETVPDGVYDHYQRYRKTLHVFGSPAKSYEEHAGTLKTINRAIVEHRVVEIEYASVGNPVRQRRLEPYGLAVYQGSIYVVAVESGIPNPDNQTTGQRLRNWKLDRFQSAVALSEYFTPDESVDISKHLSKSIGIFSGENPTSVKIRLGKRAAAWVREDPWHPEQRLEPRADGAALLTVPASHPREVLPKVLSLGLDAEVLGPAEFREAVAVAVKEMHRLYQDDGESGDDSAGT
- a CDS encoding gamma-glutamylcyclotransferase family protein, with amino-acid sequence MSIPESPNAVFVYGTLKKGQCRESCWPLQPESIQDASIRANLFDREDYPALGQGENTVVGQLWTFQDDDIDKVIHALDKVEGAEQPGSPDLYHRVIVEAYDDQGGSLGYAYTYMYANDPTEDGFQPMTPDASGKIEWVR
- the rsmG gene encoding 16S rRNA (guanine(527)-N(7))-methyltransferase RsmG, whose translation is MSLEPDFVAALDSHGIELDPAQAKQLQDYAQLVWQWNEKLNLTRHTTWDLFVGRDLRDCLQLAPLLEADEEVLDVGSGNGVPGIPIAILRPDLQMSLAESVGKRAKVLDDIVSDLNLPVTVYGARGEHLLEDFRFTTIIARAVGSLTKFCRWIEPHWTNVDRLLLIKGPKWVDERGEARHHGLMKGLELRRVVSYPLAADGPDEGVILQLNRAGRFG
- the cysD gene encoding sulfate adenylyltransferase subunit CysD; its protein translation is MTDYRLTHLKQLEAESIHIFREVVAEFSKPVMLYSIGKDSAVLLHLAMKAFHPGKLPFPLLHVDTTYKFKDMIDFRENYVRKELGLDVLVHTNQEGLKLNIPPWEDSERHTEIMKTDALKAALDKYQFDAAFGGARRDEEKSRAKERVFSFRDKSHRWDPKNQRPELWNLYNGRVNKGESIRVFPMSNWTELDVWQYIHLENIPIVPLYLSAPRPVVNRDGLLLMRDDDRMPLLPGEKEEVKMVRFRTLGCYPLSGAVESEATTLPEVIQEMLLATTSERQGRIIDQDEGGAGMEEKKRRGYF
- the cysN gene encoding sulfate adenylyltransferase subunit CysN, giving the protein MSHKSDLIATDIDAYLKQHEQKQLLRFITCGSVDDGKSTLIGRLLYDSKMIYEDQLAQIEADSKIVGTTGGSFDPALLTDGLKAEREQGITIDVAYRYFSTAKRKFIIADTPGHEQYTRNMATGGSTADLAVILIDARHGVLTQTKRHSFIVSLLGIRHVVIAVNKMDLIDHSEEKFNKICDDYRGFATKLDLPDLHFIPISALNGDNLVDPSENMPWYRGSTLMNFLETVYIGSDRNLQDFRFPVQYVNRPNLDFRGFCGTIASGTIRVGEEVVSLPSKQTSTVKSIVTYDGDLDEAFAPLSVTLTLNDEIDASRGDMIVRTGNLPKTSDRFDAMLVWMNEKAMKPGQTYLFKHTTQTIPGTVDSLKYQVDVNTLHRNPAPTLNLNEIGRVAISLSAPIHFDAYARNRGTGAFIIVDRISNATIAAGMILDRDSAGDQRSVWEDEESARGEGQDELSVVSPDERQARYGQKPATVLLTGLTGSGKTAIAKAVERKLFDAGRAVTVIDGEHVRRGLSLDLGFTAEDRSENLRRSAHLAHAINDAGLICIASFVAPSEDVRQKVAGLIGADRFLVVHVDTPVEVCRERDTKGQYAQADAGELKNFPGVTATYEEPQSPALKLDTSKQTVEQCADQVIGLLVDQGVIKG